In a genomic window of Strix aluco isolate bStrAlu1 chromosome 3, bStrAlu1.hap1, whole genome shotgun sequence:
- the MCFD2 gene encoding multiple coagulation factor deficiency protein 2, with protein sequence MMAQRIFRIRLLFCFLAAFFISALAEEHVGESQHANIRLDKNLVQDKDHIMEHLEGVIEKPESEMSPQELQLHYFKMHDYDGNNLLDGLELATAISHVHKEEGGEHTQAMKEEELISLIDDVLRDDDKNNDGYIDYAEFAKSLE encoded by the exons ATGATGGCGCAAAGGATATTTAGAATACGTTTGCTGTTCTGCTTTCTGGCTGCATTCTTCATCTCTGCCCTAGCTGAGGAACACGTAGGAGAGAGTCAACATGCAAATATTCGCCTTGATAAGAACTTGGTACAAGATAAAGA ccACATCATGGAACATTTGGAAGGTGTTATTGAGAAACCAGAATCTGAGATGTCTCCACAAGAGTTGCAGCTTCATTACTTCAAAATGCATGATTATGATGGCAATAATTTGTTAGATGGGTTAGAGCTTGCTACTGCTATATCACACGTCCACAAAGAG gaAGGTGGTGAGCATACCCAGGCAATGAAAGAAGAAGAGCTGATTAGTCTAATAGATGATGTCTTAAGAGATGATGATAAGAACAATGACGGATACATTGACTATGCAGAATTTGCAAAATCACTGGAATAA